The following coding sequences are from one Mesotoga sp. Brook.08.105.5.1 window:
- a CDS encoding glycoside hydrolase family 13 protein, whose amino-acid sequence MRDWKKDAIVYQVLPDRFNLGNGKTVFQKKEEGYYSLPKQKVKSWEERPLASIDGSHQYDFWGGDLIGIVEKLDYIKELGANTVYLNPVFWAHTNHKYDTIDYFAIDPDLGTEEDFVALIESAHAMGIRVVLDGVFNHAGIAGRWFNGLEIFDEPGAFQGNERLMEYFIRGEKGFRGWMNSGNLVELNLENPDLAEIIFKGEESVLRHWLNMGIDGWRLDVAYDLGPEILKEIVERTRFARPDSCVIGEIWNYPGSWPERSGLDGLMNYYFRLIIWEALNGFVSGKDAVNIINDAVRDAGLEFLSKSWTVLSSHDVPRLKNELGSIDRIKAALILQYCLPGVPLIYYGEELGMEGGNDPENRAPMKWEHTSQEIETLNLYKTLNTIRSSKPSLRSGDFKPLVSSDHSLISFKRTTGIVDDLLVCIVNPTEKNVRSRVFLQEGFLMNGTEMKDTIAGKAFSASFGTISIDLHPYEALILEPVISRSNSDYSPYKRV is encoded by the coding sequence ATGAGAGACTGGAAGAAGGATGCAATTGTATATCAGGTGCTCCCCGATAGATTCAATTTGGGCAATGGAAAGACTGTCTTTCAGAAGAAAGAGGAAGGGTACTATTCGCTCCCCAAACAAAAGGTCAAAAGTTGGGAAGAAAGACCTCTCGCTTCAATTGACGGAAGTCACCAGTATGATTTTTGGGGAGGAGACTTGATCGGCATAGTCGAAAAACTTGATTACATCAAGGAGCTTGGAGCAAACACCGTTTACTTGAATCCGGTATTCTGGGCTCACACAAATCATAAGTACGACACAATTGATTACTTCGCTATCGACCCCGATCTTGGCACTGAAGAAGACTTTGTTGCCCTAATTGAGAGTGCCCACGCAATGGGAATTAGAGTTGTACTTGACGGAGTGTTTAATCATGCTGGCATTGCTGGAAGGTGGTTCAATGGGCTGGAGATCTTCGATGAACCAGGGGCTTTTCAAGGCAACGAAAGACTGATGGAGTACTTCATAAGGGGAGAGAAGGGATTCAGGGGTTGGATGAATTCCGGTAATCTTGTCGAACTGAACCTGGAGAACCCCGATCTTGCGGAAATCATTTTCAAGGGAGAGGAATCAGTGTTGCGTCATTGGCTCAACATGGGAATCGATGGCTGGAGGCTAGACGTTGCATATGATCTGGGTCCTGAAATTCTGAAGGAAATAGTCGAAAGAACAAGATTTGCTAGACCTGATTCGTGCGTGATTGGTGAGATATGGAATTACCCAGGGAGCTGGCCGGAGCGATCGGGTCTTGATGGGCTTATGAACTACTACTTCAGGTTGATAATATGGGAAGCTTTGAACGGTTTTGTTTCAGGGAAAGATGCAGTTAACATTATTAATGATGCAGTTAGAGATGCAGGCCTGGAATTCCTGTCGAAGTCCTGGACTGTCCTTTCTTCACACGATGTACCGAGACTGAAGAACGAGCTTGGATCCATAGACAGAATCAAAGCAGCGTTGATTCTCCAGTATTGCCTTCCGGGCGTCCCTTTGATCTACTATGGGGAAGAGTTAGGTATGGAAGGAGGCAACGATCCGGAGAATAGGGCACCGATGAAGTGGGAGCACACGAGCCAGGAGATTGAGACCTTGAACTTATACAAGACTCTGAACACCATTCGTTCAAGCAAACCATCTCTCCGGTCGGGCGACTTCAAACCCCTAGTCAGCTCTGATCATTCTCTAATCTCATTCAAGAGAACAACTGGAATTGTTGATGATCTTTTAGTCTGCATCGTAAATCCTACAGAAAAGAATGTAAGGTCAAGAGTATTTCTGCAAGAGGGCTTTCTCATGAATGGAACGGAGATGAAGGACACTATTGCAGGAAAGGCCTTTAGTGCATCCTTTGGGACGATAAGTATTGACCTTCACCCATACGAGGCTCTAATACTTGAACCTGTGATCTCTAG
- a CDS encoding transglycosylase SLT domain-containing protein, whose product MDKGKKTDLIVLMILLASIITIALILTSLGEKNKLEKVAALSVLYNAGLGADYKTFLNSPTYLYDDRVLDAYSYFTDKNPSNELMLNSSIRMHNLPEERIFEYNSALTKLTQARTKKEYPDLERKVASLIESSKLLSDRSDLFRRRLSEEIYDSLVEFGGTKVEIIIGGRVRTLDLSKLDPAVVLSIMTVESSLNPFALMEERSIDESFSSYVYSRGLMQIYEMTLWTLNSWLRQSQINIKPEELWSVRNNIFLGMVYLAYANELLEERR is encoded by the coding sequence ATGGACAAAGGTAAGAAGACTGATCTAATTGTGCTAATGATTCTGCTTGCCTCGATAATCACTATTGCACTAATACTCACTTCTCTAGGCGAAAAGAACAAGCTTGAGAAAGTTGCAGCTCTGTCTGTCCTCTACAATGCAGGCCTGGGCGCTGATTACAAGACTTTTCTCAATAGCCCCACCTACTTGTATGATGATCGAGTACTTGATGCCTACAGCTACTTCACCGACAAGAACCCTTCAAATGAACTAATGTTAAACAGTTCGATTAGAATGCATAATCTGCCTGAAGAGAGGATTTTCGAATATAACTCCGCCCTTACAAAGCTTACACAGGCCAGAACGAAAAAGGAGTATCCTGATCTAGAAAGAAAAGTTGCTTCGTTGATTGAATCCAGCAAATTGCTTTCCGATAGATCGGATCTCTTTAGAAGACGCCTTTCAGAGGAGATCTACGATTCGCTTGTCGAGTTCGGCGGTACGAAGGTAGAGATTATTATCGGTGGAAGAGTTCGTACTCTAGATCTCTCCAAGCTCGATCCGGCGGTGGTACTGTCTATTATGACAGTTGAGTCATCATTGAATCCATTTGCTTTGATGGAAGAGAGAAGCATCGACGAATCCTTTTCATCATACGTCTATTCGAGAGGACTCATGCAAATCTACGAGATGACTCTCTGGACTCTGAATTCATGGTTAAGGCAATCTCAAATAAACATCAAGCCTGAAGAACTCTGGTCTGTAAGAAACAATATCTTTCTTGGAATGGTATACCTCGCGTATGCCAATGAGCTGCTAGAGGAGAGAAGATGA
- the nuoF gene encoding NADH-quinone oxidoreductase subunit NuoF has protein sequence MNKPITVLVSIDSNSLLLGARHFKNYLSTLTENYNLTSLVEVLETGSFGDYGRGVLFLILPDNVMYSIKTEADIEKMVTEHLLKGRRVRELIVTDFEGSGHVHAGKASEEERIVLRNAGSIDPKNLEEYIARDGYQGLAKALRMTPEAVIEELKKSNLRGRGGAGFPTGLKWEFTQKVHSEEKFVICNADEGEPGTFKDRLIMEGDPHSVIEGMTIAGYAVGASKGYIYIRGEYFESVASLRDAISKVYEYGLLGQSILGTEFSFDLSVRLGAGAYVCGEETALIESIEGKSGRPRLKPPYPPVSGLYDKPTVVNNVETFACVPPIVDKGASWFKSIGTQSSPGTKVFSLCGNLVKRGIVEVPMGTTVRDLVHKFGGGIPNGRALKMVQTGGAAGTFIRSEEMDAELDFDSFKKYGASLGSGVILAIDETHCAVDTAKNLMEFFAHESCGKCSPCREGTHVIVHILNEFSKGRGTTEMLSQLYDISETMEDSSFCGLGQSVPVPLRSILDRFKEEFLAHVDAPQCPVGVCKFEKPKKR, from the coding sequence GTGAACAAACCGATAACCGTCCTCGTATCGATTGATTCGAACAGTTTGCTACTAGGTGCAAGACACTTCAAGAACTACCTAAGCACCCTGACCGAGAACTACAATCTCACTTCTTTGGTAGAGGTGCTTGAAACAGGCTCTTTTGGAGATTATGGAAGAGGGGTTCTCTTCTTGATCCTGCCTGACAATGTTATGTACTCTATCAAGACTGAAGCTGACATAGAAAAGATGGTTACCGAGCACCTTCTGAAGGGTCGAAGAGTCAGAGAATTGATTGTTACAGACTTCGAAGGTAGCGGACATGTGCACGCTGGCAAGGCATCTGAAGAAGAACGTATTGTCCTCAGAAACGCAGGTTCGATCGATCCAAAGAATCTCGAAGAATATATTGCTCGTGATGGCTATCAAGGTCTTGCCAAAGCCCTACGAATGACTCCAGAAGCCGTTATTGAAGAACTAAAGAAGAGCAACCTAAGAGGAAGAGGTGGAGCCGGTTTTCCTACAGGACTTAAGTGGGAATTCACCCAGAAGGTTCATTCAGAGGAGAAATTCGTGATCTGCAATGCAGATGAAGGTGAGCCAGGAACGTTCAAAGACAGACTGATAATGGAAGGCGATCCACATTCCGTAATAGAGGGCATGACAATTGCAGGTTATGCAGTGGGCGCCAGCAAGGGTTACATATACATCAGAGGAGAATATTTCGAATCCGTTGCAAGCCTTAGAGATGCAATCAGTAAAGTCTATGAGTATGGCCTTCTCGGTCAATCAATACTCGGAACTGAATTCTCATTTGATCTATCTGTGAGACTGGGAGCAGGCGCCTATGTCTGTGGAGAAGAGACTGCTTTGATAGAGTCTATCGAAGGTAAATCCGGAAGGCCAAGACTTAAACCGCCTTATCCGCCGGTAAGCGGACTATATGATAAGCCGACAGTTGTTAATAATGTGGAGACATTTGCGTGTGTTCCTCCGATAGTCGACAAAGGAGCAAGCTGGTTCAAATCTATTGGGACCCAGTCATCACCTGGAACAAAGGTCTTCTCTCTGTGTGGTAATTTGGTGAAAAGAGGAATAGTTGAAGTCCCCATGGGCACTACTGTTCGAGATCTTGTTCACAAGTTCGGTGGAGGAATACCGAACGGAAGAGCTTTGAAAATGGTACAGACCGGCGGTGCTGCAGGCACTTTTATCAGATCCGAAGAGATGGATGCAGAACTTGATTTCGACTCGTTCAAAAAGTATGGTGCATCTCTAGGTTCGGGTGTTATTCTTGCAATTGATGAGACCCACTGTGCAGTAGATACAGCAAAGAATCTCATGGAGTTCTTCGCCCATGAATCTTGCGGAAAGTGCTCGCCATGCAGAGAAGGAACTCATGTAATTGTCCATATTCTGAATGAGTTCTCGAAAGGAAGAGGAACCACAGAGATGCTCAGTCAGCTATATGACATATCTGAAACTATGGAAGACTCTTCTTTCTGTGGTCTAGGACAATCGGTACCTGTACCCTTGAGATCTATCCTGGATAGATTCAAGGAGGAATTCCTTGCCCACGTAGATGCTCCGCAGTGTCCTGTTGGTGTCTGCAAGTTCGAAAAACCAAAGAAGAGGTAA
- a CDS encoding NAD(P)H-dependent oxidoreductase subunit E yields MSVENVHEIVSRIYEDVSSQSLERGDVLINTLHAIQDHYGNFIPIEAAEALKEVTGTPLSRIYEVLTFYTMFATHKRGKHVIRVCKSLPCHVTGGQAVIDSLKYRLEIDFGETTEDGLFTLEETSCLGLCGVSPVMMINDEAYGNLTPERVSEIIDEIVSREGSESL; encoded by the coding sequence ATGTCTGTTGAGAACGTTCATGAGATAGTATCGAGAATCTACGAAGACGTAAGCAGCCAGAGTCTTGAAAGAGGCGATGTGCTTATTAACACTCTTCATGCGATTCAGGATCACTACGGCAATTTTATACCAATAGAGGCAGCCGAAGCACTGAAAGAAGTGACAGGAACACCTCTTTCAAGGATTTATGAAGTACTGACTTTCTACACAATGTTTGCTACTCATAAGAGAGGGAAACATGTAATAAGAGTTTGCAAGAGCCTTCCATGCCATGTTACAGGCGGTCAGGCAGTGATTGACTCTTTAAAATATAGACTGGAAATAGATTTCGGCGAGACTACAGAAGACGGCCTTTTTACCCTTGAGGAAACGAGTTGCCTGGGACTATGCGGAGTCTCCCCTGTAATGATGATAAATGATGAAGCTTATGGCAATCTCACTCCTGAAAGAGTCTCGGAAATCATAGATGAAATAGTGTCAAGAGAAGGGAGCGAGTCATTGTGA